The segment CGGTCATTGCCGGAGACAGTTTCTCCGGAAGGATGCGGAATATGAAAAGGATCTTCTTTTTTGAGCACGGAGGTGGTCCACCAACGGCTAAAGTCCTGCCTCAGCGTTCCAGTGCCAATGGTACCTAACTGGTATACCTTAGACAGATTTTCAACTTGAATGGCTACTTCTCCCATGTTAAACTACGTCTATTAGTTTGTCTCCTTGTTTGTTGAAGACAGAAATAGAGATGATTAAAAGTAATAAAGTTACCGCTATGCTATACCCAATGCTCCAACTGGAAGTCAATCCTTCTCCCAAGAGAGCTAACCGAAATAATTCGAAGTAGGAGGTGAGCGGATTGAATTGGACTATCCATCTGACCTTCTCTGGGACAAAGTTGACGGGGTATAGCACAGGGGTTAAAAACATAAGCAAACGTACTCCAAAGGAGACCAGGTTAACTATGTCTCTGTACTTTGCTGTAATGACAGAAAAGATCAACCCTAGTGCCAACCCTGTGAGCCCTACTAATATTATTATAAATGGTAAACTGATGGTCAGGTACGTAGTGGGAAGTTCATAACCCATGAAAACTACGTAGAAACCAAGCATGGCCAAAAGCATAGCAAACTGAATGCCAAAACGGAAAATTTGAGTTCCTAATTGAGAAAAGGGTATGACAAGCCGGGGGAAATACACTTTGTTGAAAATCTGGGCATTTTCCCTGAAAATAAATGAAGTGCCTATTAGAGTATCATGGAAGAAGTTCCAGATGACTATACCTGACAAGTAGAAAAGTACAGGCGGTAATTTACCTGTAGAAACCCCAATAAGTTTATTGAATACAAGTATGTAAGTAGCAAGGGTTAGTAATGGCTGTAATAAAAGCCATAAAGGACCCAGAACAGTTTGCTGGTAATTTAATAGAAAATCTTTGCGGACTAGACTGGAAGATAAATGCCGATAGTGCCAAAGTTCTTTGACATTCAACCCCCAATAATGTGTTTTAGAATTGATTTCCCAATCCCAGTTGCCTTTGTTAACCGTATTATTAGGCATAAGTATTCGGTAAAAGTATAATATGCATCAGTTAAGCTAACTTATATGCATCATTATATGAAAATTTTTGTTTAAAAATAGATTATTTAATTATAAAGACCAAGCTTTAATGTCTGTTTCTTATGAAAGATTGGATAACAACTGCAATACTTCCCTTATTGTTAAAGTATGCATTACCCTAAAAAAGGGTATACCTCGCCCTAGTGACTCTTTAATAAAAAGAAGAGATTAAGGTAAATTGAATCACCTTAACAAGATGTTTAAATAAACTTGAGTAGCAGATTCTCTCAAATCAGAAAGTAGGGTGGAGGTATATTATCTATTCTGCTTTTGAGTGTCTTCTTGAGGGGCGTCTTCAGTTTCAAAATTCTGATTTGCCTCTTTTGTAAGTTCTGCCACTTTTCTCTCCAGACTTTCCTTCGCCGCTTTCAACTCTTCCACCAGTTGCCTGTTTGCTTTGCGGGTGTTAAGTTCTATAATGGCATTCTCCATAATGCGTCTAAGGTTTTCCCTGTCCCAAGGTTTCATGATGTACCTGTACACTTTCCCGCTATTAATGGCCTCAAGCATTGACTCTGGGTCACTATAGCCAGTGAGGATCATCCTTATTATTTCAGGGTCATCTGGCAAACTTTTTAGAAAATGTACTCCAGACATTTTAGGCATGCGTTGATCTATGATGACGATGGAGATGGGTTCTGAAGCAAGAATCTTCAGTCCCTCGTCACCAGACATTGCCGTGAAAACTTTGAAGAACTTTCTGAAAGTTGATTTAAAAACTACAAGATTATCTTCCTCGTCATCTATGTATAAGATACTAGGCTTCTCAGTTCCTTCGGCCGGTGAAGTGTTATGCGGTGTAGGTGTGGTGTTATCCATGCCTTTTAAAGCGTTGAGTAGTTTGGTTAGTTCTGACGTTATTCTGGTAAAGGGCAGGTGCTAGTGTTGGGGGACCGAGCTCTTCTGCTAAAGCAAGGTTATCTGGTGGCGAGGATCTTTGGTTAGCAATTGTCTATTGCATCATGTCTTTTCATGTAGCTATGCTGTTGAATAAACGTATCCTGGTGTATGGTTAGCATCTTCAATATACATTAGGTAAGGTTTGTAACTTACCCCTGAGTAGCATTCTGCAGCCCCACTTTAATGTTGTGCTGCATTACTAGTAACGTAAACATCTATCTAATATAGTAGATATTATATAAACAAACTTTAAAAAAATAATACTGTTGGTTAATAATCTGCAAGTTAGTATAAAATATATTCAATTTAAATTTTTTATTAGATTATAATGGTCTTCATATAGATCATCTTTGACAATTACGTGTCTTAGTTTACTTTAATGAATAATTCTTCAATTATTTTTTTAAATAACTGAGGTTCAATCTGAAAACGTGTGAACAGAGAAAAAAAGTCAAGCCATCAAAAGAAAATCAGAGAACTGGTTTGACTTTACAGGTTGTAGGAAGTTCAAAAAAACTCCTTAAATATGGCAGAGTCAGAGGCGTCTCCTATAAATAGCCTTTATGGTTTATAGGAGACGCCTCATTAATACTTAGATTCTTTGGATGGCATTAGTTGTCTTACATAGACAAGCCAGTTTGATACACTAAGATAAGGAGTAGTATGAGTGCAGCAATAATGATATGCGGAATCAAGGTGATATTTCCTTCGGCGGTAAGTCTTGAAATAATTTCTGATTCTTGGTCTTCCTCTTCCAGCGCCTGCTCTACCTTGGCTTGCGCCTGTTTCAAGTAAAGCCAATTACCCAGAAAACCCACTAATGTGCTCCAGAACAAAGTGGAGATATTGTTTAGCATTCTCGCGTCAGATTCTGAAATGCCATACTGCTGGATGGCCAAACTCAATAAGTACGATTCCACGGTCAAGGCAACCATTATAATGAGTCCTTGTTTATACATTCTCCGGTACAGCATCCAGAAAATCCCGAAGAAGAAGGCGGCAATGTTAAAAGTGATTTTTCGGCCTTCTCTGTACTGTTCCAATTTCTGTAAGTAGTACTCGGCATCATTCCCGAAATAAGCCCTGTAATACTCTTCGTGGTCTTCCTGCTCTGGCGTTTCGGTGTCTGGTAACATACTTGCTCGGTTCTGGTGATTTTATAGGTGATGGACAAAGGTAGTTAGACCTAAATGGATTTAGGTTATACGTTTCGGTACGTTCACCTGGCTTTTGTAAGCAGTTTATGAGCAGATTTTTGAAAAAAGGTAGTAAACTAAAATTTGGATTAGGTATTTATAATAACCTTGAAATGCGAACACGGCATGAGGGTCGTTGAACAAGTCAAGCATCTGTCCAGCAACGCACTTTTGCCATTTATTTCTCAAAATGTGCGGTAAATACGATTGCTCCCAATCAGGCTGCGTACAAGAGGCCGAACCAAGTTTGTGTCGTGGAACAAGAAGCAAAACATACCTCAAAAAGTAAGAAGTACCTGGCTGTTGGCGCCACGGTTCTTGTAGTCATCCTAGTGCTTCTACTGTTTGTATCCCAGAACCTGAATACATGGGCCGAACAGAAGTTAAAGAAACAGATAAGTACCCAATCAAAAGGCTTGTATGCCCTGCAAATGTCCCGCATGAACGTTTCTCTGCTCACAGGATCTGTTGCGCTCGATTCACTAGAACTTACTCCAAGTGATTCTGTCTGGAACCACCTGCAGAGAACTACTCCAGAAGATGCACCAGCCAGTATTTCTCACCTGAAAGCCTCCAAAGTACAGGTGCGCGGAATTAGTTTTGTCAAATTGCTTTTTGGGGGGGCTTTTGGGGTAAGTTCTATCCAGTTAAATCATCCTGATTGGACGCTTCAACAGATGAAGAAAGACACTACTTCTAAGCCCCTGCATGAAACGGTGGGAGAGAAGTTCCGGGAAATTGGCATCAATGAAATCAATATCAAAGAGGGAGCATTTCGGTTCAGGAACAAACCAGACAGCAAAGCAGAGCTGTTTTCATTATCAGGCGCTGATGTTCAGGCCGAGGGGGTGCAACTGGACAGTGTTTCATTCCAGGACGAAACTCGTGCTTTCTACAGCAAAAACATTACGGCATCTGTAAAGAAAGCCTCCTTTATGTTGCCTGATGGAAATTATAAAATCAAGAGCGGTCTTTTACAGGCATCTACTAAAGACAAAGTATTATCAGTCACTCAACTCCAGCTTATTCCTTTGCGCAGCGCCACGGAGATGTCCAGGGAGGCAGGACAGGCCGTAACCAGGTTTCACGTGCAGGTGCCGGAGCTAAGGCTAGGCAAGGTGGATTTTGGAACCATGTCCAGGAACTCGAACATTTATATTGGGTCATTGGTGGCTCAGAAGCCTAAGGTGAATGCCTATAAAGACGGGAAGATGTATCCCGCTAAAGGATCAGGTATTATGCCCCATGAACTGATTCAGAAACTGACTTTTGGGGTGAACATACGCACGGCTAAGGTGCGCGACCTGTATGTCAGATACGAAGAACTTTCTGAAAAAGCATTTAAAACCGGGTACGTCACGGGCAGCAACATTGATTTGACGCTCACCAACCTCACTAATGACAAAAACCTCATCTCCAGAAAACGTCCGGCTGTTTTAAAAGGCAGTGGCTTGCTCATGGGCAAAGCGCGTTTGCAAGCTACGGTGCGGCTGGCCTTGCTTGACCCCAACTGGTACCATTCCATAGAAGGAACCATCGGGAAGGGATATCCCGCCATTCTGAACCCGATGGTAGAGCCTAGTATGTTTGTGAGTGTGAAAAGCGGGGTGCTGCAAAGTGGTTCGTTCAGAGTGGAATTAACAAAAACCTCTGCCCAAGGCTCCATGAAGCTGCAGTATGAAGACTTCAAAATTGACATGCTGAACAAGGATGAAGAGAATAAGCAGTCATTAGGAAACAAAATCAAATCATTGGTGGCTAACAAGGTGGTGCTGAAGTCTGCAAGTGAGGAGGACGGGAAAGCACCCCGCGAAGGTAAAATTCAAGTGAAGCGTCGCAGTGAACGTTCCTTTCTCACCTACTGGAAAGATTGTCTGGCGAACGGAGTTCTCTCGGTCATTGGAGCCCCCATGTAAAGAGGCACTTTTTGAGGCGGTGCTCTTTTCCCGACTCTTATGTAGCAGCCGCCTGTCACCAACACCGCGCGGCCTTGTTGAAACACATGAGAAAAGAAGGAAAAGCCAAACAGGAAGCTTTGCGAGCAACAAAATTTTATGTGAAGGTGAAAAACTAATTCACTAGGATAGAACTAGTTTACAGAATCAAGGCAAACTCTATTAATGTCTAATAGTGCACTTGTACATCAATTTCTCCCTTATTGAGTATTGGGTTAAAACATTACTTCTACCTCTTTCTCTACTTCTTCGGTTCTCTTCACAATGTCTCTAATGATAGTGTCCAGTTCCAGGCCCGATGATTTAATGTACCCATATATTGTCTGCAGATCCTCTTTAGAGTGGGGACCATCTTCTAGCAGGTAGATTAACCCTAGAATACGGGCTAACGGTGCCCTTACCACGTGCGACTGTATCCAGGCAATTTCCCGCAACTTGCTGTTCTGGTCTTCTATGGCCTTCAGGTATTCCCGGCGCTCGGTGAAATCACGTTCAATAGAAATAAAATGCGTGAGGTTTCCTTTTTGATCAGTTACCGGCGAAACATTCATATTTACAATGAATTCTTCACCGTTTTTGCGGTAGTTCACAACATCAATCTCACATGGCTCTCCAAGTAGAAGGGCCGCTTTCATGCGGTCTAGTTCCTCTCTATCTGAGTTTGGACCTTGTAAGAAACGCGGAGACTGACCAATTGCCTCTTCTTTTGGGTAGCCGGTCATTTTGGTGAATGCTTTATTTACATAGAGGATTTTGGGCCCAAATGCATCTACTTGAGCATCTGTGATAATAACAGCGTCTGTGGCATTGGTAATCACAGATTCTAACAATTTCAGTCTTTGCTCTTCTTCTTTGGCCTTAGTCACATCCTGGATTGAACCTAACATGCGGGTGGCATTGCCCTGGTCATCTCTTAATATATAAGCTTTGTTAATAATGCTGGCGTACTGACCATCTCCTTTCCTGAACCTGTATTCTTCCTGCCAGGTCAGAGTATCACTTTTGATCGCTTTATCAAATGAGGACATAACCCTTGTTGCATCTTCCGGATGCAGGTTGTCATACCATATTCGCATGTTCTCTTTTTTGTCGGCAGATCTGTGGCCCAGTATACTTTCAAAGCTTTCGCCCCAGTAGAGTTCTTCCTGTGCCAAATCATACTCCCAGATAACCAGGAATGTAATCTTGTTCACTAGTTTAAAGCGGGCATTGCTTGTATTCAGTTCTTTGGTGCGCTCTGCTAC is part of the Rufibacter tibetensis genome and harbors:
- a CDS encoding ABC transporter permease — protein: MPNNTVNKGNWDWEINSKTHYWGLNVKELWHYRHLSSSLVRKDFLLNYQQTVLGPLWLLLQPLLTLATYILVFNKLIGVSTGKLPPVLFYLSGIVIWNFFHDTLIGTSFIFRENAQIFNKVYFPRLVIPFSQLGTQIFRFGIQFAMLLAMLGFYVVFMGYELPTTYLTISLPFIIILVGLTGLALGLIFSVITAKYRDIVNLVSFGVRLLMFLTPVLYPVNFVPEKVRWIVQFNPLTSYFELFRLALLGEGLTSSWSIGYSIAVTLLLLIISISVFNKQGDKLIDVV
- a CDS encoding response regulator, whose protein sequence is MDNTTPTPHNTSPAEGTEKPSILYIDDEEDNLVVFKSTFRKFFKVFTAMSGDEGLKILASEPISIVIIDQRMPKMSGVHFLKSLPDDPEIIRMILTGYSDPESMLEAINSGKVYRYIMKPWDRENLRRIMENAIIELNTRKANRQLVEELKAAKESLERKVAELTKEANQNFETEDAPQEDTQKQNR
- a CDS encoding DUF2628 domain-containing protein, encoding MLPDTETPEQEDHEEYYRAYFGNDAEYYLQKLEQYREGRKITFNIAAFFFGIFWMLYRRMYKQGLIIMVALTVESYLLSLAIQQYGISESDARMLNNISTLFWSTLVGFLGNWLYLKQAQAKVEQALEEEDQESEIISRLTAEGNITLIPHIIIAALILLLILVYQTGLSM